A DNA window from Amycolatopsis australiensis contains the following coding sequences:
- a CDS encoding cytochrome P450 encodes MTLTAGFFGSDYWTDPLMVGDRERERAAVVAATLPDGLPVWVITRFDDARAALDDPRLSKDSAALVKAIQHQLEAAGYGDRNPSGMFGPHVLFSDPPRHTRLRKLLMYAFTTKRVKALEPVFRNMTADLVANLPLHEEVDLISQVAVPLPLAVICELLGVPADAREPLRPLVDAINLNDPATAPAASDQLVGFFTDLIEHKRRKPGDDLVSALIHVDDGQPDKLADDELLGTLFLLLNAGHDTTANLIGNTLRALLQDRRYRWRLVHEHPELIPNVVDEVLRYDSPVRMATHRVVAEPVEYGGITLLPGEIVLISLHSANRDPRQFGEHAAQLDLHRDRHDLRHLGFGYGLHRCLGATLGRMEAEVTIETFARAFPRAVLLDQAELRRRRSPIMNGWDRLPTLLDVGH; translated from the coding sequence ATGACCCTCACCGCCGGCTTCTTCGGTTCCGACTACTGGACCGATCCGCTGATGGTTGGCGACCGAGAGCGCGAGCGCGCCGCCGTCGTTGCCGCCACTCTGCCCGACGGGCTCCCAGTCTGGGTGATCACGCGCTTCGACGACGCACGCGCGGCCCTTGACGACCCGAGGCTCAGCAAAGACAGCGCGGCCCTGGTCAAAGCGATCCAGCACCAGCTTGAGGCCGCAGGCTACGGCGACCGGAATCCCTCGGGCATGTTCGGCCCGCACGTCCTGTTCAGCGACCCGCCCCGCCACACCCGGCTACGCAAGCTGCTGATGTACGCCTTCACCACCAAGCGCGTCAAAGCGCTCGAACCGGTCTTCCGGAACATGACCGCCGACCTGGTGGCCAACCTGCCCCTCCACGAGGAGGTCGACCTGATCAGCCAGGTCGCCGTCCCGCTGCCGCTCGCCGTGATCTGCGAACTCCTGGGCGTACCGGCCGACGCCCGCGAGCCGTTGCGCCCCCTCGTGGATGCCATCAACCTCAACGACCCGGCCACGGCCCCGGCCGCCTCCGACCAGCTCGTCGGCTTCTTCACCGACCTCATCGAGCACAAGCGCCGAAAGCCCGGTGACGACCTGGTCTCTGCGCTGATCCACGTCGACGACGGTCAGCCAGACAAGCTCGCTGACGACGAACTGCTCGGCACGCTCTTCCTGCTCCTTAACGCCGGCCACGACACCACCGCGAACCTCATCGGCAACACCCTGCGAGCGCTGCTGCAGGACCGCAGGTATCGATGGCGGCTGGTCCACGAACACCCCGAGCTCATCCCGAACGTCGTCGACGAAGTCCTGCGCTACGACAGCCCCGTCCGGATGGCCACGCACCGCGTCGTCGCCGAGCCCGTCGAGTACGGCGGGATCACCCTGCTCCCCGGCGAGATCGTGCTCATCTCCCTGCACAGCGCCAACCGAGACCCACGCCAATTCGGCGAGCACGCCGCCCAACTCGACCTGCACCGCGACCGCCACGACCTCCGGCACCTCGGCTTCGGGTACGGGCTGCACCGATGCCTCGGCGCAACCCTCGGCCGCATGGAAGCCGAAGTCACGATCGAAACGTTCGCGCGTGCCTTCCCCCGCGCCGTATTGCTCGACCAAGCCGAACTCCGCCGGCGGCGAAGCCCGATCATGAACGGCTGGGACCGGCTGCCGACGCTGCTCGACGTCGGGCACTGA
- a CDS encoding ATP-binding protein: MKKDGEGPPGGGHEAEGQPAPLLRADLSTFVGRDHELRAARELLKSTRLLTLKGPGGIGKTRLMRRLGSVIQQEGVYRDGVVLVELTNVRSNELESAVAEALGIPANSARHGAARLIAHLRTKRQLLMLDNCEHLVDDEEDSALAQLVRTLLEAAEDLQIVTTSQAAIRVEGESWLDVPPLSEDEALQLLRERASNINVVIPPVDDDNARTVVNRVDRMPLAIELIAGRMDTVSLASLVTRTNLLSLGGGTSAKRSHRKLEWTVSWSYGLLGDAEQRMLTRLSLLEGSFELDDAAALGADLGNQDVIADLLNGLHKRSFMVAERHHDGLRFRLWESIRAFAYEQLSDEEADEIRERHADHYEALAIEGARNWFGHDETGWLGRLSAALPNLRVAQETRLANPRTVLQGMDLFNNVARTRLFYFTGRLSESNLMLEAARRWHPDEPSHTLVSALSFTATVALCQGDRERADTLLVAAEAAARTLGCFHDFGPLLYARATRLWLFERDLSVARQSIELFEQAERWFLDNDAPGDAWMARLFRSMAAAMLGLRDVAVRESARLLEDAETAGAAWCISWAKWTCALVEMLFGADLGRAVQLAQEALAAQHEMGDKWGLLWTIWLIALLAARLGRLARAARSLAGVAKFQQEAEVIVPALLPFWELQRQTEDLLRRELDSLPTEREIGLGLSRGKVIELALETLSAPPAPVVKDERPNRLTEREFEVARLLAEGLANKEIAERLGVTQRTAETHVQHVANKLGARGEGRRGRVLKIREWFEEHQRR, from the coding sequence ATGAAGAAGGACGGCGAGGGGCCGCCGGGAGGCGGCCACGAAGCCGAGGGCCAACCGGCGCCGCTGTTGCGCGCCGACCTGTCGACGTTCGTCGGCCGCGATCACGAGCTGCGGGCCGCACGCGAACTCCTGAAATCCACCCGGCTGCTCACGCTGAAGGGTCCCGGCGGGATCGGCAAGACCCGACTCATGCGCCGGCTCGGCTCCGTGATCCAGCAGGAAGGCGTGTACCGCGACGGCGTGGTGCTGGTCGAGCTGACGAACGTGCGCTCGAACGAACTCGAGTCGGCTGTAGCCGAGGCGCTGGGCATTCCGGCGAACTCCGCGAGGCACGGAGCGGCCCGGCTCATCGCCCACCTGAGGACCAAGCGTCAGCTGCTGATGCTCGACAACTGCGAGCACCTGGTTGACGACGAGGAAGACAGCGCTCTGGCGCAGCTGGTCCGCACCCTGCTGGAGGCGGCGGAGGACCTGCAGATCGTCACCACCAGTCAGGCCGCGATCCGGGTGGAGGGCGAGTCGTGGCTGGATGTGCCGCCGCTGTCGGAGGACGAGGCGCTGCAGTTGCTGCGCGAGCGCGCGAGCAACATCAACGTCGTCATCCCACCCGTCGACGACGACAACGCGCGCACGGTCGTCAACCGGGTCGATCGGATGCCGCTGGCGATCGAGCTGATCGCCGGCCGGATGGACACGGTCTCGTTGGCCAGCTTGGTCACGCGCACCAACCTGCTGAGCCTGGGCGGGGGGACCTCGGCCAAGCGCAGCCACCGGAAGCTGGAATGGACGGTCAGCTGGTCCTACGGCCTGCTTGGCGATGCGGAGCAGCGGATGCTGACGCGGCTTTCGCTGTTGGAAGGCAGCTTCGAGCTTGACGACGCAGCGGCGCTCGGCGCGGACCTTGGGAATCAGGACGTCATCGCCGACCTGCTGAACGGGTTGCACAAGCGGTCGTTCATGGTCGCGGAGCGCCACCACGACGGGCTGCGATTCAGGCTGTGGGAGTCGATTCGGGCGTTCGCGTACGAGCAGCTGAGCGACGAGGAAGCCGACGAAATACGCGAACGGCACGCAGACCACTACGAAGCGCTTGCCATCGAAGGTGCCCGGAACTGGTTCGGGCACGACGAAACCGGCTGGCTCGGCCGCTTGAGCGCCGCGTTGCCGAACCTGCGCGTGGCCCAGGAAACCCGGTTGGCGAACCCGCGCACGGTGCTGCAGGGCATGGACCTGTTCAACAACGTCGCGCGGACACGGCTGTTCTACTTCACCGGCCGGTTGAGCGAGAGCAACCTGATGCTGGAAGCCGCCCGCCGGTGGCATCCCGACGAGCCGAGTCACACGCTGGTGAGCGCGCTGAGCTTCACCGCCACTGTGGCGCTGTGCCAGGGAGACCGCGAGCGCGCCGATACGTTGCTGGTGGCAGCGGAGGCGGCGGCCCGGACACTCGGCTGCTTCCACGACTTCGGGCCGCTGCTCTACGCGCGGGCGACCCGATTGTGGCTCTTCGAGCGCGACTTGAGCGTGGCTCGGCAGTCGATCGAGCTGTTCGAGCAGGCCGAACGCTGGTTCCTCGACAACGACGCTCCGGGCGACGCCTGGATGGCCCGCTTGTTCAGGTCGATGGCCGCGGCGATGCTGGGCCTGCGCGACGTCGCCGTGCGGGAGAGTGCCCGGCTACTGGAGGACGCCGAAACCGCCGGCGCCGCCTGGTGCATCTCCTGGGCCAAGTGGACGTGCGCGCTGGTGGAAATGCTGTTCGGCGCGGACCTCGGCCGGGCGGTGCAGCTGGCGCAGGAGGCCTTGGCCGCGCAGCACGAGATGGGCGACAAGTGGGGCCTACTCTGGACAATCTGGTTGATCGCCCTGCTCGCGGCGCGGCTGGGACGGTTGGCACGCGCGGCGAGGTCGCTGGCCGGCGTGGCGAAATTCCAGCAAGAAGCTGAGGTGATCGTTCCGGCCCTGCTGCCCTTCTGGGAGCTGCAGCGCCAGACAGAGGACCTTCTGCGCCGCGAACTGGACTCGTTGCCGACCGAACGGGAGATCGGGCTCGGGCTGAGCCGCGGCAAGGTCATCGAGCTGGCTTTGGAGACCTTATCCGCCCCGCCGGCGCCGGTGGTCAAGGACGAGCGTCCCAACCGGCTGACCGAGCGGGAGTTCGAGGTGGCCCGGTTGCTCGCGGAGGGACTGGCGAACAAGGAGATTGCCGAGCGGCTGGGGGTGACGCAGCGGACCGCGGAGACGCACGTACAGCACGTCGCGAACAAGCTGGGCGCGCGCGGTGAAGGGCGCCGTGGCCGGGTGCTCAAGATCCGCGAGTGGTTCGAAGAGCACCAGCGACGCTGA
- a CDS encoding helix-turn-helix domain-containing protein, whose protein sequence is MTGGTKTSAVEVSGRPIPTMGERIRYLIEHVRRPDGKKYTQQDIAAGVTKLTGKSVDYAYVGAMINNRKENPTRIVLQGLASFFHVPASYFFDDEESVKIIREIDTAVALRDPRTRELALQLLRNTEPADTHLVAEVVAAMSDRPALRGALTLMLSLDEADLQAAVAVLDAASRYRGRSEPT, encoded by the coding sequence GTGACGGGCGGCACGAAGACGTCGGCGGTCGAAGTGAGCGGCCGACCGATTCCCACCATGGGTGAGCGCATCCGCTACCTGATCGAGCACGTCCGCCGGCCGGACGGCAAGAAATATACGCAGCAGGACATCGCCGCGGGGGTCACCAAGTTGACCGGCAAGTCGGTGGACTATGCGTACGTCGGGGCCATGATCAACAACAGGAAGGAGAACCCCACCCGGATCGTGCTGCAGGGGCTGGCGTCGTTTTTCCACGTGCCAGCCAGCTACTTCTTCGACGACGAGGAAAGCGTCAAGATCATCCGCGAGATCGACACCGCGGTGGCCCTCCGCGATCCACGGACTCGGGAGCTGGCGCTGCAGCTGCTGCGCAACACCGAGCCTGCTGACACGCACCTGGTCGCGGAGGTCGTCGCTGCGATGAGCGATCGACCTGCCCTTCGCGGTGCGCTGACGCTGATGCTTTCTCTTGACGAGGCGGATCTGCAGGCGGCCGTGGCGGTGCTCGACGCCGCGTCGCGCTACCGCGGACGCAGTGAGCCGACCTGA